In Prescottella soli, a genomic segment contains:
- a CDS encoding Na(+)/H(+) antiporter subunit C: MSADLASLILIGVLTAAGVYLLIERSITRMLLGLLLVGNAVNLLILTIGGRSGNPPIVGRESVHEEMADPLAQAMILTAIVITMGIAAFVLALAYRSYKITTADRVEDDTEDTKVSKRRSPAEAPDRDRSDDPVTGAPSKSGDAFDSAGNPIPVDLLEDPEDYQSYEDLHEGHGEIESEMPGGRR, encoded by the coding sequence ATGAGTGCCGATCTCGCGTCGCTGATCCTCATCGGCGTGCTCACCGCGGCGGGTGTCTACCTGCTGATCGAACGCAGCATCACCCGGATGCTGCTGGGCCTGCTGCTCGTCGGCAACGCCGTCAACCTGCTGATCCTCACCATCGGCGGACGGTCCGGCAACCCGCCGATCGTGGGCCGCGAATCGGTGCACGAGGAGATGGCCGATCCGCTCGCGCAGGCGATGATCCTCACCGCGATCGTCATCACGATGGGAATCGCCGCGTTCGTGCTGGCCCTCGCCTACCGCTCCTACAAGATCACCACCGCGGACCGCGTCGAGGACGACACCGAGGACACCAAGGTCTCCAAGCGCCGCAGCCCCGCAGAGGCCCCGGACCGCGACCGGTCCGACGACCCGGTCACCGGCGCGCCGTCCAAGAGCGGCGACGCCTTCGACTCCGCGGGCAACCCGATTCCCGTCGACCTCCTCGAGGACCCCGAGGACTACCAGTCGTACGAGGACCTGCACGAGGGACACGGGGAGATCGAGTCCGAGATGCCGGGAGGCCGACGATGA
- a CDS encoding Na+/H+ antiporter subunit A — MLVILIAHAIAAVLAPLVVRSIGRNAFFPLALVPLASLGWVIANWGTEQKLQIQWVPGLSMNIDMRFDSLAAIMSVLVLGVGTLILVYCARYFTDDEPRLGMFAAEMVAFAGAMFGLVTSDNMLILYTFWELTTVLSFLLVGHYAERATSRRAATQALLVTTAGGLAMLVGIIMLGQLVGSYNLSDVVANPPSGWLASVAIVLVLIGALSKSAIVPLHFWLPGAMAAPTPVSGYLHAAAMVKAGIYLVARMAPGYADSPPWRVTIISLGLASMLLAGWRALRSFDLKLVLAFGTVSQLGFLMVLVGVGSRDAALAGMTMVVAHAMFKAALFMVVGIIDHTTGTRDIRKLARLGPSAPWLATIAALAAASMAGLPPFLGFVGKEAALESILDADVLEPWARTTIVVAIALGSILTVAYSIRFVWGAFGRKRQRQPSPAVANMHAPSMLFLAPPALLAVAGLVAGPLSPQLEKLLTPYSTTLPAGPHPDYHLALWHGVNTPLLLTGAIVGCGALLFVAHRWAVQRLRFQTPPLGNADRAYDATLRAMDTLSIRLTGVTQRGSLPLTQSTILATLVLLPVILLALRTDVWAEIRLWESPLQFTVGLMMIAAALAATVMRNRLTSVILVGLSGYGCGVIFALHGAPDLALTQFLVETLTLVIFVLVLRKLPAEVDERQAIGFKLPRAILAVGVGAAVTTLAAYAMNARSSTPIYHQLPEAAYALGNGRNVVNVLLVDIRAWDTLGEISVLLVAATGVASLVFRHRRFGTAPRVADAPTLALDAASASTETTWLRGGDLIDPRHRSLVLEVTTRLIFPTIMVLSVYFFFSGHNAPGGGFAGGLTAGLALVLRYLAGGRYELGETVPIDAGKILGLGLALAAGTALTSLFLGAPPLSSAVFELTLPLLGHIKVVTALFFDLGVYLIVVGLVLDVLRSLGARLDAQEEVNA; from the coding sequence TTGCTTGTCATATTGATCGCACACGCGATAGCTGCCGTTCTGGCTCCGCTCGTCGTGCGATCAATAGGGCGCAATGCGTTCTTCCCGCTCGCACTCGTTCCGCTCGCGAGCCTCGGCTGGGTGATCGCGAACTGGGGCACCGAACAGAAACTGCAGATCCAGTGGGTGCCCGGGCTGTCGATGAACATCGACATGCGGTTCGACTCGCTGGCCGCGATCATGTCCGTGCTCGTCCTGGGCGTCGGGACGCTGATCCTCGTCTACTGTGCGCGGTACTTCACCGACGACGAACCCCGCCTCGGCATGTTCGCCGCCGAGATGGTCGCGTTCGCGGGCGCCATGTTCGGCCTTGTGACCAGCGACAACATGCTCATCCTCTACACGTTCTGGGAACTGACGACGGTCCTGTCGTTCCTGCTCGTGGGCCACTACGCCGAACGCGCGACCAGCCGCCGCGCGGCGACGCAGGCGCTGCTGGTGACCACCGCGGGCGGCCTGGCGATGCTGGTCGGCATCATCATGCTCGGCCAGCTGGTGGGCAGCTACAACCTCTCGGACGTCGTCGCGAACCCGCCGAGCGGGTGGCTCGCGAGCGTCGCGATCGTGCTGGTGCTGATCGGCGCGCTGTCGAAGTCGGCGATCGTGCCGCTGCACTTCTGGCTGCCGGGCGCAATGGCCGCCCCCACCCCGGTCAGCGGCTACCTGCACGCGGCCGCAATGGTCAAAGCCGGCATCTACCTCGTCGCCCGGATGGCCCCCGGTTACGCCGACTCCCCGCCGTGGCGGGTCACGATCATCTCGCTGGGTCTGGCGTCGATGCTGCTCGCGGGCTGGCGGGCACTGCGCTCGTTCGACCTCAAGCTGGTGCTCGCGTTCGGCACGGTCAGCCAGCTCGGGTTCCTGATGGTGCTCGTCGGTGTCGGCTCCCGCGACGCCGCCCTGGCCGGCATGACGATGGTCGTCGCGCACGCGATGTTCAAGGCCGCGCTGTTCATGGTGGTCGGCATCATCGACCACACCACCGGAACCCGCGACATCCGCAAGCTCGCGCGCCTCGGTCCGAGCGCGCCCTGGTTGGCCACGATCGCGGCGCTCGCGGCCGCGTCGATGGCCGGACTGCCACCGTTCCTCGGGTTCGTCGGCAAGGAGGCTGCACTCGAATCGATCCTCGACGCGGACGTGCTCGAGCCGTGGGCGCGGACGACGATCGTCGTCGCGATCGCGCTCGGCTCGATCCTCACTGTCGCGTACAGCATCCGGTTCGTGTGGGGCGCGTTCGGCCGCAAGCGCCAGCGCCAACCGAGCCCGGCCGTCGCGAACATGCACGCCCCCAGCATGCTGTTCCTGGCCCCGCCTGCCCTGCTCGCGGTCGCGGGCCTGGTCGCCGGCCCACTGTCGCCGCAGCTCGAGAAGCTACTCACGCCGTACTCGACGACGCTGCCCGCCGGCCCGCACCCCGACTACCACCTGGCGCTGTGGCACGGGGTGAACACTCCGCTGCTGCTGACCGGCGCGATCGTCGGCTGCGGCGCGCTGCTGTTCGTCGCGCACCGCTGGGCCGTCCAGCGCCTGCGGTTCCAGACGCCGCCGCTCGGCAACGCCGACCGCGCCTACGACGCCACGCTCCGCGCGATGGACACGCTGTCGATCCGCCTGACAGGCGTCACGCAGCGTGGATCGCTGCCGCTGACACAGTCGACGATCCTCGCGACGCTGGTGCTACTGCCGGTGATCCTGCTGGCGCTGCGCACCGACGTGTGGGCCGAGATCCGGCTGTGGGAGTCGCCGCTGCAGTTCACCGTCGGACTGATGATGATCGCGGCCGCGCTGGCGGCCACGGTGATGCGCAACCGCCTGACCTCGGTGATCCTCGTCGGACTCAGCGGCTACGGCTGCGGCGTCATCTTCGCGCTGCACGGCGCACCCGACCTGGCACTCACCCAGTTCCTGGTCGAGACGCTGACACTGGTGATCTTCGTGCTGGTGCTGCGGAAGCTGCCCGCCGAAGTCGACGAGCGGCAGGCCATAGGCTTCAAGCTGCCGCGCGCGATCCTGGCCGTCGGCGTCGGCGCCGCGGTCACCACGCTCGCCGCCTACGCGATGAACGCACGCAGCTCGACGCCGATCTACCACCAGTTGCCGGAGGCCGCATACGCCCTCGGCAACGGGCGCAACGTGGTCAACGTCCTGCTCGTCGACATCCGCGCGTGGGACACCCTCGGCGAGATCTCGGTGCTGCTGGTCGCGGCCACCGGTGTCGCCAGCCTCGTCTTCCGGCATCGCCGGTTCGGCACCGCCCCGCGCGTCGCCGACGCCCCGACCCTCGCGCTCGACGCGGCGTCGGCGAGCACCGAGACGACGTGGCTGCGCGGCGGCGACCTGATCGACCCGCGGCACCGGTCGCTGGTGCTCGAGGTGACCACCCGCCTGATCTTCCCGACGATCATGGTGCTGTCGGTGTACTTCTTCTTCTCCGGCCACAACGCGCCCGGCGGCGGCTTCGCGGGCGGTCTGACGGCGGGCCTGGCGCTGGTGCTGCGGTATCTCGCCGGCGGCCGCTACGAGCTCGGCGAGACTGTGCCCATCGACGCCGGGAAGATCCTCGGCCTGGGCCTCGCGCTCGCCGCCGGCACCGCGCTGACGTCGCTGTTCCTCGGCGCCCCGCCGCTGTCGTCGGCGGTGTTCGAGCTGACGCTGCCGCTGCTCGGACACATCAAAGTCGTCACCGCACTGTTCTTCGACCTGGGGGTGTACCTGATCGTGGTGGGCCTCGTGCTCGACGTGCTCCGCAGTCTCGGGGCCCGACTCGACGCGCAGGAGGAGGTGAACGCCTGA
- a CDS encoding NUDIX hydrolase — protein sequence MSDENPIVIRTAALAHIRDRRMLQARSAGKTAFYMAGGKIDPGETPEQALHREIREELDTDIAPESLRELGVFEAPAFGHRPGTRLHMTCYLADLVDEPQATSEVAEIRYFTEAEYAAMPETAPGSRLVFARLRELGLVD from the coding sequence GTGTCCGACGAGAACCCCATCGTGATCAGAACCGCCGCGCTCGCCCACATTCGGGACCGCCGCATGCTGCAGGCCCGGTCCGCGGGCAAGACCGCGTTCTACATGGCGGGCGGCAAGATCGATCCGGGCGAAACGCCTGAACAGGCCCTCCATCGGGAGATCCGCGAGGAACTCGACACCGACATCGCCCCCGAGAGTCTCCGCGAACTCGGCGTCTTCGAGGCGCCCGCCTTCGGGCACCGCCCGGGGACCCGACTGCACATGACGTGCTACCTCGCCGACCTCGTCGACGAGCCCCAGGCCACCAGCGAGGTCGCCGAGATCCGCTACTTCACCGAGGCCGAGTACGCCGCCATGCCCGAGACCGCGCCCGGGTCGCGGCTCGTCTTCGCAAGGTTGCGAGAGTTGGGCCTCGTGGACTGA
- a CDS encoding AAA family ATPase yields MTSPELTLTVRLNTSAADARRGVVRLHPEALAALGLREWDAIALIGARRTAAVAGIAPAGTPTGTALLDDVTLSNSGLRENATVVVAPATVYGARAVTVSGSAMAQQSISDTTLRQALLGKVLTVGDAVSLLPRDLGPGTSTTSATQALSRTFGVTWTSELLTVTGVDPSDGPVSVQPNSAVSWGSGVAHASPAQTAVAPTITEPRASDVVPVEDLVGAHAQAAKLSEWLTLALDEPELLQKLGASPHLGVLVTGPAGVGKSMLARSVLAKRRVVELDGPGVGASEAQSRLERVTAAVDAVRSGGVLLVTDVDALLPAVREPVSTLILDQLRRAVETESVAFVATTAHPEGLDDRLRGQDLCDRELSLSLPDGAGRRQLLELLLRKVPTADLELTEIASRTPGFVVADLAALCREAALRAASRASSAKSEPRLTQEDLLGALHVIRPLSRSGTEELAIGSVTLDDVGDMVETKQALTEAVLWPLQHPDSFARLGVDPPRGVLLYGPPGCGKTYLVRALASSGQLSVHAVKGAELMDKWVGASEKAVRELFQRARDSAPSLIFLDEVDALAPRRGQSSDSGVSDRVVAALLTELDGVEPLRDVVVLGATNRPDLIDPALLRPGRLERLVFVPPPDADARKEILRTSGRSVPLADDVDLDALAQDLEGYSAADCSAVLREAALAAMRRSVDAADVTAEDVAAAREKVRPSLDPDQVAHLKAYAENR; encoded by the coding sequence GTGACATCACCCGAACTGACGCTCACGGTCCGGCTCAACACGTCCGCCGCGGATGCCCGCCGCGGAGTGGTGCGCCTGCACCCCGAGGCGCTGGCGGCGCTGGGGTTGCGGGAGTGGGACGCGATCGCGCTGATCGGTGCCCGCCGCACCGCCGCGGTCGCGGGTATCGCGCCGGCCGGAACCCCCACCGGCACCGCCCTGCTCGACGACGTCACCCTGTCCAACTCCGGTCTGCGCGAGAACGCGACGGTGGTGGTCGCACCGGCCACGGTGTACGGCGCCCGCGCGGTCACGGTGAGCGGTTCGGCGATGGCGCAGCAGTCGATCTCGGACACGACACTGCGGCAGGCACTGCTCGGCAAGGTCCTCACCGTGGGTGACGCCGTGTCCCTGCTGCCCCGGGACCTGGGACCGGGCACCAGTACGACGTCGGCGACGCAGGCGCTGTCGCGCACGTTCGGCGTCACCTGGACCTCCGAACTGCTGACCGTGACCGGTGTCGATCCGTCGGACGGTCCGGTCAGCGTGCAACCCAATTCCGCGGTGAGCTGGGGATCCGGTGTGGCGCATGCGAGCCCCGCCCAGACGGCGGTGGCCCCCACGATCACCGAGCCCCGCGCGTCGGACGTCGTCCCCGTCGAGGATCTGGTCGGCGCGCACGCGCAGGCCGCGAAGCTGTCCGAGTGGCTCACGCTCGCGCTCGACGAACCCGAACTGCTGCAGAAGCTCGGGGCCTCACCGCATCTGGGCGTGCTCGTCACCGGACCCGCCGGTGTCGGCAAGTCGATGCTGGCCCGGTCCGTTCTCGCGAAACGACGGGTCGTCGAACTGGACGGCCCGGGAGTCGGCGCGTCCGAGGCGCAGTCGCGGCTCGAGCGGGTGACCGCCGCGGTGGACGCCGTCCGCTCCGGCGGGGTCCTGCTCGTCACCGACGTCGACGCGCTGCTGCCCGCCGTCCGCGAACCGGTCTCGACGCTGATCCTCGACCAGTTGCGACGCGCCGTGGAGACCGAGTCGGTGGCGTTCGTCGCGACCACCGCCCATCCCGAGGGGCTCGACGACCGCCTGCGCGGCCAGGACCTGTGCGACCGCGAACTGTCGCTGTCGCTGCCCGACGGCGCGGGTCGCCGCCAGCTGCTGGAACTGCTGCTCCGCAAGGTTCCCACCGCGGACCTCGAGCTCACAGAGATCGCATCTCGGACACCCGGATTCGTCGTAGCCGACCTGGCGGCGCTGTGCCGCGAGGCCGCGCTGCGGGCCGCGTCGCGGGCGAGCAGCGCCAAGTCGGAGCCGCGGCTCACCCAGGAGGACCTGCTCGGCGCCCTCCACGTGATCCGCCCGCTGTCCCGTTCGGGCACCGAGGAACTCGCGATCGGCAGCGTCACCCTCGACGACGTCGGCGACATGGTCGAGACCAAGCAGGCCCTCACCGAGGCGGTGCTGTGGCCGCTGCAGCACCCGGATTCGTTCGCGCGCCTGGGCGTCGATCCGCCGCGCGGTGTCCTGCTGTACGGGCCGCCGGGCTGCGGCAAGACGTACCTCGTTCGTGCCCTGGCCAGTTCGGGACAGCTCAGCGTGCACGCCGTCAAGGGCGCCGAGCTGATGGACAAGTGGGTGGGTGCGTCCGAGAAGGCGGTGCGCGAGCTGTTCCAGCGCGCCCGCGACTCGGCGCCGTCGCTCATCTTCCTCGACGAGGTGGACGCCTTGGCCCCGCGCCGCGGGCAGAGCTCCGACTCCGGCGTTTCCGACCGGGTCGTGGCCGCGCTGCTCACCGAACTCGACGGCGTCGAACCCCTGCGCGACGTCGTAGTGCTCGGCGCCACCAACCGGCCCGACCTGATCGATCCCGCGCTGCTGCGCCCCGGACGCCTCGAACGCCTGGTGTTCGTGCCGCCGCCGGACGCGGACGCCCGCAAGGAGATCCTGCGCACGTCGGGCAGGTCGGTGCCACTCGCGGACGACGTCGACCTCGATGCCCTGGCGCAGGACCTCGAGGGTTACTCCGCAGCCGACTGCTCGGCCGTGCTCCGGGAGGCAGCACTCGCGGCGATGCGGCGCAGCGTCGACGCCGCCGATGTGACTGCGGAAGATGTCGCCGCGGCCCGAGAGAAAGTGCGGCCGTCGCTGGACCCCGACCAGGTGGCACACCTGAAGGCGTACGCCGAGAACCGGTGA